From a single Lytechinus pictus isolate F3 Inbred unplaced genomic scaffold, Lp3.0 scaffold_19, whole genome shotgun sequence genomic region:
- the LOC129261019 gene encoding cyclin-dependent kinase-like 5 isoform X2: MNKYEVLGIVGEGAYGVVMKCRHKESKEVMAIKKFKDSEDNEDVRRTVLRELKLLRQLKQENIVELREAFRRRGKLYLVFEYVEKNMLELLEENPKGVSPEKVRSYIYQLIKAIHWCHRNDVIHRDIKPENLLISSNDTLKLCDFGFARNLDGNSSANYTDYVATRWYRSPELLLGCAYGKAVDVWAIGCILGELSDGNAVFPGESEIDQLYMIQKILGPLPHYQMAIFNNSPRFSGLKFPSISVIEPIEKKYAGIINGVMLDFLAHTLRLDPSERFTIDQCLDHRAFHTERLLRNEIRPKSAFTTRRQEDDSDGTDELSPRESKQKAKIGFIENNESPQSRNDVTGRYQQHLQSKLHISETKSEADMDMRPSNRSDVLSQIQTPQLKFLKSKSKKSSKENRAEVESRTDSSGYHAPLQPSGKNVAGFLKSYTLGERKEHMIDMSGSSRQAKYSQYKKGAILAMSEQNQGEESSHHGTSQKHEQHKKQYSVDDESLPYNETSNNRTEYLNSTKNTLNKKKWDMDDSDDGQSRVISHWSMNGSHASSHDQTTTGQQENEGVNPFGKYLKSAYKKQNKDSEKSRRETHNQDVPQSKHDTNKTSHKDSRTSGNDHSDDRGSESHQCVDTRTVSNDHSRLPLPYRTDKKGTDIPGNTNPFGAKDTTDSQGFGGVVSNIEGGKHPLSITAETPRTVLPNQTKPLVTSEGHVDQDRGMDYHITGDPGERGDERTGMEQDEKHEDTPRTNHNRSNLPQYGDRGRHSSPAPRERRGKINLPQQIQAIEFDAVMEAPVPGAELVPGPTSKQSQFKKDGPFEQKPVSLVETHTWKSKGNTFPTDQQWKEVQKRKKKKKASSFLNTDTQDRIGVQRAIYGNREWDNRAPPPDYVKSQKSLRKLSQTPSSDKVSRLQAITKQLPQLSQQRLSPPTLTPSSRIHGDELDNHRHHHHTHHHHSKSEPDPRVDIFTSHAPLRPITPGNALDMPHPAGPSELPTYSQAISRGNRPSTRGSEFRVVKETSI, encoded by the exons ACAATGAAGATGTAAGAAGAACAGTTCTTAGGGAACTCAAACTCCTACGACAGCTAAAACAAGAAAACATTGTAGAACTCAG GGAAGCATTTAGACGACGTGGGAAGCTCTATCTTGTCTTTGAATACGTAGAGAAA AATATGCTTGAACTTTTAGAGGAGAATCCGAAGGGAGTATCACCAGAAAAAGTCAG GAGTTACATCTATCAGTTGATCAAGGCTATTCATTGGTGCCATAGGAATGATGTCATACATAGAG ATATCAAGCCTGAAAACTTACTCATCAGCTCAAATGACACTCTAAAACTTTGTGATTTTG GTTTTGCAAGAAACCTTGATGGGAATAGCTCAGCCAACTATACAGACTATGTAGCCACAAGATGGTATCGATCTCCTGAACTGTTGCTAGG ATGTGCCTATGGTAAAGCGGTTGATGTATGGGCCATAGGTTGTATCTTAGGTGAACTTAGTGATGGTAATGCTGTGTTTCCTGGTGAGAGTGAGATAGATCAACTCTACATGATTCAGAAGATCCTAGGTCCGCTACCACACTATCAGATGGCTATCTTCAACAATAGTCCTAGGTTCTCTGGCTTAAAG TTTCCTAGCATTTCAGTCATAGAGCCAATCGAGAAAAAGTATGCTGGCATCATCAATGGAGTCATGTTAGATTTCCTAGCG CACACACTAAGATTAGACCCATCTGAGCGCTTCACCATAGACCAGTGTCTTGACCATAGGGCCTTTCACACTGAGAGGTTGCTCCGGAACGAGATCCGGCCTAAGTCTGCATTCACCACCAGGCGACAGGAAGATGATAGCGATGGTACAGACGAGCTCTCACCTAG AGAGAGTAAGCAGAAAGCTAAAATAGGcttcattgaaaataatgaatccccTCAGTCCAGGAATGATGTGACTGGAAGATACCAGCAACATCTTCAGTCCAAGCTCCACATCTCAGAGACCAAATCAGAAGCAGACATGGACATGAGACCCTCAAACAGATCAGATGTCCTCTCACAGATACAAACACCGCAACTCAAGTTTCTCAAGTCCAAGTCCAAAAAGAGTTCCAAGGAGAACCGAGCAGAGGTAGAGTCACGGACTGACTCCTCAGGATATCATGCTCCATTGCAACCGTCGGGGAAAAACGTGGCAGGGTTCTTAAAGAGTTACACCCTTGGAGAGCGAAAAGAACACATGATTGATATGTCTGGGTCAAGCAGACAAGCTAAGTACTCGCAGTATAAGAAAGGAGCCATTCTTGCAATGTCTGAACAGAATCAAGGAGAAGAAAGTAGCCACCATGGAACATCTCAGAAACATGAACAACACAAAAAACAGTATTCAGTTGATGATGAATCACTACCGTACAATGAGACATCTAATAATAGGACAGAATACTTGAATAGCACAAAGAATACCttgaacaagaaaaaatgggaCATGGATGACAGTGATGACGGTCAAAGTAGGGTCATATCACACTGGAGCATGAATGGCAGCCATGCTAGTTCACATGACCAAACTACTACAGGACAACAGGAAAATGAGGGGGTGAATCCCTTTGGAAAATACCTCAAAAGTGCCTACAAGAAACAAAACAAGGATTCAGAGAAATCACGTAGAGAGACTCACAATCAGGATGTCCCGCAGAGTAAACATGACACAAACAAAACTAGCCATAAAGACTCAAGAACTTCTGGGAATGACCATTCTGATGATAGGGGCTCTGAATCCCACCAGTGTGTGGACACCCGGACAGTTAGTAATGATCACAGTAGACTTCCTTTACCATACAGGACAGACAAGAAGGGTACTGATATCCCTGGTAATACAAATCCATTTGGTGCTAAGGACACAACGGACTCACAGGGTTTTGGGGGTGTGGTATCCAACATTGAGGGCGGTAAGCATCCACTTTCAATAACGGCTGAAACACCTCGGACAGTGCTTCCTAACCAGACCAAACCATTGGTTACCTCAGAAGGCCATGTTGATCAGGACCGGGGTATGGACTATCACATTACGGGTGATCCTGGTGAGAGAGGTGATGAGAGAACAGGGATGGAACAAGATGAAAAG CATGAAGACACTCCAAGAACCAACCATAATAGATCAAATCTTCCACAGTATGGTGATAGAGGGCGCCATTCATCTCCTGCACCCAGGGAAAGACGAGGGAAGATAAACCTTCCTCAACAGATTCAAGCAATAG AATTTGATGCTGTAATGGAAGCACCAGTACCAGGCGCTGAATTGGTTCCAGGTCCTACTAGCAAGCAGTCCCAGTTCAAAAAGGATGGTCCCTTTGAACAGAAACCTGTCAGTCTTGTAGAGACACACACATG GAAAAGCAAGGGAAACACATTCCCAACAGATCAACAATGGAAGGAGGtgcagaaaagaaagaagaagaaaaaagcttCA TCCTTTCTGAATACGGACACTCAGGATCGGATAGGGGTACAGAGAGCTATCTATGGTAACAGAGAATGGGATAACCGCGCCCCTCCTCCTGATTATGTCAAGTCCCAGAAATCACTCCGGAAACTTTCACAAACACCCAGCTCTGATAAG GTATCACGGCTCCAGGCAATTACCAAACAACTGCCCCAGCTCTCTCAGCAAAGGTTATCTCCTCCTACTCTGACCCCATCATCTCGTATCCATGGAGACGAGCTGGATAATCACaggcatcatcatcacacccaccaCCATCATTCCAAATCTGAGCCGGATCCCAGggtagacatcttcacctcacaTGCCCCCCTTAGACCTATCACCCCAGGGAATGCCCTTGATATGCCCCACCCTGCTGGGCCATCGGAGCTACCCACGTACAGCCAGGCAATCAGTAGGGGTAATAGACCGAGCACAAGGGGGTCAGAGTTTCGTGTTGTTAAGGAGACATCCATATGA
- the LOC129261019 gene encoding cyclin-dependent kinase-like 5 isoform X1, whose protein sequence is MNKYEVLGIVGEGAYGVVMKCRHKESKEVMAIKKFKDSEDNEDVRRTVLRELKLLRQLKQENIVELREAFRRRGKLYLVFEYVEKNMLELLEENPKGVSPEKVRSYIYQLIKAIHWCHRNDVIHRDIKPENLLISSNDTLKLCDFGFARNLDGNSSANYTDYVATRWYRSPELLLGCAYGKAVDVWAIGCILGELSDGNAVFPGESEIDQLYMIQKILGPLPHYQMAIFNNSPRFSGLKFPSISVIEPIEKKYAGIINGVMLDFLAHTLRLDPSERFTIDQCLDHRAFHTERLLRNEIRPKSAFTTRRQEDDSDGTDELSPRESKQKAKIGFIENNESPQSRNDVTGRYQQHLQSKLHISETKSEADMDMRPSNRSDVLSQIQTPQLKFLKSKSKKSSKENRAEVESRTDSSGYHAPLQPSGKNVAGFLKSYTLGERKEHMIDMSGSSRQAKYSQYKKGAILAMSEQNQGEESSHHGTSQKHEQHKKQYSVDDESLPYNETSNNRTEYLNSTKNTLNKKKWDMDDSDDGQSRVISHWSMNGSHASSHDQTTTGQQENEGVNPFGKYLKSAYKKQNKDSEKSRRETHNQDVPQSKHDTNKTSHKDSRTSGNDHSDDRGSESHQCVDTRTVSNDHSRLPLPYRTDKKGTDIPGNTNPFGAKDTTDSQGFGGVVSNIEGGKHPLSITAETPRTVLPNQTKPLVTSEGHVDQDRGMDYHITGDPGERGDERTGMEQDEKQHEDTPRTNHNRSNLPQYGDRGRHSSPAPRERRGKINLPQQIQAIEFDAVMEAPVPGAELVPGPTSKQSQFKKDGPFEQKPVSLVETHTWKSKGNTFPTDQQWKEVQKRKKKKKASSFLNTDTQDRIGVQRAIYGNREWDNRAPPPDYVKSQKSLRKLSQTPSSDKVSRLQAITKQLPQLSQQRLSPPTLTPSSRIHGDELDNHRHHHHTHHHHSKSEPDPRVDIFTSHAPLRPITPGNALDMPHPAGPSELPTYSQAISRGNRPSTRGSEFRVVKETSI, encoded by the exons ACAATGAAGATGTAAGAAGAACAGTTCTTAGGGAACTCAAACTCCTACGACAGCTAAAACAAGAAAACATTGTAGAACTCAG GGAAGCATTTAGACGACGTGGGAAGCTCTATCTTGTCTTTGAATACGTAGAGAAA AATATGCTTGAACTTTTAGAGGAGAATCCGAAGGGAGTATCACCAGAAAAAGTCAG GAGTTACATCTATCAGTTGATCAAGGCTATTCATTGGTGCCATAGGAATGATGTCATACATAGAG ATATCAAGCCTGAAAACTTACTCATCAGCTCAAATGACACTCTAAAACTTTGTGATTTTG GTTTTGCAAGAAACCTTGATGGGAATAGCTCAGCCAACTATACAGACTATGTAGCCACAAGATGGTATCGATCTCCTGAACTGTTGCTAGG ATGTGCCTATGGTAAAGCGGTTGATGTATGGGCCATAGGTTGTATCTTAGGTGAACTTAGTGATGGTAATGCTGTGTTTCCTGGTGAGAGTGAGATAGATCAACTCTACATGATTCAGAAGATCCTAGGTCCGCTACCACACTATCAGATGGCTATCTTCAACAATAGTCCTAGGTTCTCTGGCTTAAAG TTTCCTAGCATTTCAGTCATAGAGCCAATCGAGAAAAAGTATGCTGGCATCATCAATGGAGTCATGTTAGATTTCCTAGCG CACACACTAAGATTAGACCCATCTGAGCGCTTCACCATAGACCAGTGTCTTGACCATAGGGCCTTTCACACTGAGAGGTTGCTCCGGAACGAGATCCGGCCTAAGTCTGCATTCACCACCAGGCGACAGGAAGATGATAGCGATGGTACAGACGAGCTCTCACCTAG AGAGAGTAAGCAGAAAGCTAAAATAGGcttcattgaaaataatgaatccccTCAGTCCAGGAATGATGTGACTGGAAGATACCAGCAACATCTTCAGTCCAAGCTCCACATCTCAGAGACCAAATCAGAAGCAGACATGGACATGAGACCCTCAAACAGATCAGATGTCCTCTCACAGATACAAACACCGCAACTCAAGTTTCTCAAGTCCAAGTCCAAAAAGAGTTCCAAGGAGAACCGAGCAGAGGTAGAGTCACGGACTGACTCCTCAGGATATCATGCTCCATTGCAACCGTCGGGGAAAAACGTGGCAGGGTTCTTAAAGAGTTACACCCTTGGAGAGCGAAAAGAACACATGATTGATATGTCTGGGTCAAGCAGACAAGCTAAGTACTCGCAGTATAAGAAAGGAGCCATTCTTGCAATGTCTGAACAGAATCAAGGAGAAGAAAGTAGCCACCATGGAACATCTCAGAAACATGAACAACACAAAAAACAGTATTCAGTTGATGATGAATCACTACCGTACAATGAGACATCTAATAATAGGACAGAATACTTGAATAGCACAAAGAATACCttgaacaagaaaaaatgggaCATGGATGACAGTGATGACGGTCAAAGTAGGGTCATATCACACTGGAGCATGAATGGCAGCCATGCTAGTTCACATGACCAAACTACTACAGGACAACAGGAAAATGAGGGGGTGAATCCCTTTGGAAAATACCTCAAAAGTGCCTACAAGAAACAAAACAAGGATTCAGAGAAATCACGTAGAGAGACTCACAATCAGGATGTCCCGCAGAGTAAACATGACACAAACAAAACTAGCCATAAAGACTCAAGAACTTCTGGGAATGACCATTCTGATGATAGGGGCTCTGAATCCCACCAGTGTGTGGACACCCGGACAGTTAGTAATGATCACAGTAGACTTCCTTTACCATACAGGACAGACAAGAAGGGTACTGATATCCCTGGTAATACAAATCCATTTGGTGCTAAGGACACAACGGACTCACAGGGTTTTGGGGGTGTGGTATCCAACATTGAGGGCGGTAAGCATCCACTTTCAATAACGGCTGAAACACCTCGGACAGTGCTTCCTAACCAGACCAAACCATTGGTTACCTCAGAAGGCCATGTTGATCAGGACCGGGGTATGGACTATCACATTACGGGTGATCCTGGTGAGAGAGGTGATGAGAGAACAGGGATGGAACAAGATGAAAAG CAGCATGAAGACACTCCAAGAACCAACCATAATAGATCAAATCTTCCACAGTATGGTGATAGAGGGCGCCATTCATCTCCTGCACCCAGGGAAAGACGAGGGAAGATAAACCTTCCTCAACAGATTCAAGCAATAG AATTTGATGCTGTAATGGAAGCACCAGTACCAGGCGCTGAATTGGTTCCAGGTCCTACTAGCAAGCAGTCCCAGTTCAAAAAGGATGGTCCCTTTGAACAGAAACCTGTCAGTCTTGTAGAGACACACACATG GAAAAGCAAGGGAAACACATTCCCAACAGATCAACAATGGAAGGAGGtgcagaaaagaaagaagaagaaaaaagcttCA TCCTTTCTGAATACGGACACTCAGGATCGGATAGGGGTACAGAGAGCTATCTATGGTAACAGAGAATGGGATAACCGCGCCCCTCCTCCTGATTATGTCAAGTCCCAGAAATCACTCCGGAAACTTTCACAAACACCCAGCTCTGATAAG GTATCACGGCTCCAGGCAATTACCAAACAACTGCCCCAGCTCTCTCAGCAAAGGTTATCTCCTCCTACTCTGACCCCATCATCTCGTATCCATGGAGACGAGCTGGATAATCACaggcatcatcatcacacccaccaCCATCATTCCAAATCTGAGCCGGATCCCAGggtagacatcttcacctcacaTGCCCCCCTTAGACCTATCACCCCAGGGAATGCCCTTGATATGCCCCACCCTGCTGGGCCATCGGAGCTACCCACGTACAGCCAGGCAATCAGTAGGGGTAATAGACCGAGCACAAGGGGGTCAGAGTTTCGTGTTGTTAAGGAGACATCCATATGA